One genomic window of Candidatus Pseudobacter hemicellulosilyticus includes the following:
- a CDS encoding TonB-dependent receptor, with translation MKQLSLVLILLLILSSAMAQNKPSGSIQGKVVDSTNNQPLTGATVTIMTLDDSTTVGFAIADKLGGFEIKNIPGGTFIFGITFTGYSEVIRHLSITASKPELRLDTIKMKPDTSMLASVIVTVPPITIKKDTVEFRASAFKTKPNATLEDLLKKLPGMEVDKDGNITSQGEDIPKIYVDGKEFFGTDPKIATKNLTAEMIEAVQVFDDMSDQAKFTRIDDGSRQRTINIKLKKDRRKGVFGRATVGAGTEDLYAGSLSANMFNNQQRMSVVASANNINRLGFTANDLIGNMGGMGGFSGGGFSGGGGGGGRGGGGGGRGGGGGGGNRAFNSGGNAGNGNTRSWSVGANYQDEWSPKLLFAGSYFISGNNNESRSNSYRQNFFANDSTSQVNSESYTKNNSTNHRMQFRLEYLIDSMNSLLITPNFNLQQSESVSTDSSITQALSPKFNYKAISRSSLRNNERDGGSFSNNLLFRHRFRQPGRTFTIGWNTSLNDSEGEGYNQSPYFFLSPDGDTSNFINQRQRNKQLTHNFNNTISTSITEMIDSNKILEFNYAYTINKSTSDRDVFNYRDESQQYDSVVKNQTNYFENLNIFHRAGTNFRVRQEKYDWQIGGSVQFSSLENMSHRAIFDKDSTMRQRFADFFPNASFNYNIGTQKSIRFNYRGQTRAPSITQLQDVRDESNILNIREGNPNLKQEFTNNLRLSYNTFNMTNFLTLNMDLTGNMVSNKIVNSSDTLGKGVQLSRPENLNGAWDLAFSGTIGIPMIKVTTGRRSPMNLNLSTTVRYARDVNKLNKQVNYTNTRTIGQRFRFDYNIPDKLDVAARANFNYNDARYSLRSDTSNRYFNHSYALEFNYVLFNRLMLDTDFDYFINTGRSAGYNQSMPLWNASLSWLLFPKKNGELKFMVVDILNQNRNINRNIGETYIEDTHTEALQRFYMVSFMYSLNRFGGRPGGGGSRGGGGGGMMRGGGGGRF, from the coding sequence ATGAAACAACTCTCCCTGGTCCTTATCCTTTTACTGATCCTCTCGTCCGCCATGGCGCAGAACAAGCCATCAGGCTCCATCCAGGGAAAAGTGGTGGACAGCACCAATAACCAGCCCCTTACCGGCGCTACCGTCACCATCATGACCCTGGACGATTCCACTACCGTGGGCTTCGCCATAGCCGACAAACTGGGCGGTTTCGAGATCAAAAATATCCCCGGCGGCACTTTTATATTCGGCATCACTTTTACAGGCTACAGCGAGGTCATCCGGCATTTATCTATTACCGCTTCCAAACCGGAACTGCGACTGGATACCATCAAAATGAAGCCCGACACCTCCATGCTGGCCAGTGTGATTGTGACTGTGCCCCCCATCACTATCAAGAAAGATACCGTAGAATTCCGCGCCAGCGCCTTTAAGACCAAACCCAACGCCACCCTGGAAGACCTGCTCAAAAAACTGCCCGGCATGGAAGTGGACAAGGACGGCAATATCACCTCGCAGGGGGAGGATATTCCCAAGATCTATGTAGATGGCAAGGAATTTTTTGGCACCGATCCTAAAATAGCCACCAAGAACCTCACTGCTGAAATGATAGAAGCAGTACAGGTCTTTGATGATATGAGCGACCAGGCCAAATTCACCCGCATTGATGACGGCAGCCGCCAGCGCACCATCAATATCAAACTGAAAAAAGACCGTCGTAAGGGAGTGTTCGGCCGGGCTACCGTGGGCGCAGGAACGGAAGACCTGTACGCAGGCAGTCTCTCCGCCAATATGTTCAATAACCAGCAACGAATGTCCGTAGTGGCCAGCGCCAATAATATCAACAGGCTGGGCTTTACAGCCAACGACCTGATCGGTAATATGGGTGGTATGGGCGGCTTCAGTGGAGGTGGATTCAGCGGCGGCGGAGGAGGTGGAGGCCGTGGTGGTGGCGGTGGTGGAAGAGGCGGTGGCGGCGGAGGTGGCAACCGTGCCTTCAACAGCGGTGGCAATGCCGGGAACGGCAATACCCGCTCCTGGAGCGTAGGCGCCAATTACCAGGATGAGTGGAGCCCCAAACTGCTGTTTGCCGGCAGTTATTTTATCTCAGGTAATAACAACGAAAGCAGGAGTAACAGTTACCGGCAGAATTTCTTTGCCAACGACAGTACCTCGCAGGTGAACAGTGAAAGCTATACAAAGAATAACAGCACCAATCACCGCATGCAGTTCCGGCTGGAATACCTGATAGATAGTATGAACTCTCTGCTGATCACGCCCAATTTCAACCTGCAGCAGTCGGAGTCTGTCAGTACGGACTCTTCCATTACGCAGGCCCTCAGTCCCAAGTTCAACTATAAGGCTATCAGTCGCAGCAGCCTCCGCAATAATGAACGTGATGGCGGCAGTTTTTCCAATAACCTGCTCTTCCGTCACCGGTTCCGGCAGCCCGGCAGGACCTTCACCATTGGCTGGAATACCAGTCTGAACGATAGTGAGGGAGAAGGATATAACCAGTCGCCCTATTTCTTCCTTTCGCCGGATGGTGATACCAGTAATTTCATCAACCAGCGGCAAAGGAATAAGCAGCTGACCCATAACTTCAATAATACCATCAGCACTTCTATTACAGAAATGATTGACTCCAACAAGATCCTGGAGTTCAACTACGCGTATACCATCAATAAAAGCACCAGCGACAGGGACGTGTTCAATTACCGCGACGAGTCACAGCAATATGACAGCGTGGTAAAGAACCAGACCAACTATTTCGAGAACCTGAATATCTTCCACCGGGCGGGTACCAATTTCCGGGTAAGGCAGGAAAAGTACGACTGGCAGATCGGTGGCTCCGTGCAGTTCTCCTCCCTGGAAAATATGAGCCATCGCGCCATCTTTGACAAGGACAGCACCATGCGGCAGCGCTTTGCTGATTTCTTTCCCAATGCTTCTTTCAATTACAATATCGGTACGCAGAAAAGCATCCGCTTCAATTACCGCGGCCAGACCCGGGCGCCAAGCATCACGCAGCTGCAGGATGTACGGGATGAAAGCAATATCCTCAATATCCGTGAGGGCAATCCCAACCTGAAACAGGAGTTCACCAATAACCTGCGACTGAGCTACAACACGTTCAACATGACCAATTTCCTGACCCTGAATATGGACCTCACGGGCAATATGGTCAGCAACAAGATCGTGAACAGCAGTGATACCCTGGGCAAGGGTGTTCAGCTGAGCCGTCCCGAGAACCTCAACGGGGCCTGGGACCTGGCTTTCTCCGGCACCATCGGCATTCCCATGATCAAAGTAACTACGGGCCGGCGCAGTCCTATGAACCTGAACCTGTCTACCACGGTACGGTATGCAAGGGATGTGAACAAGCTGAACAAGCAGGTCAACTATACCAATACCCGGACCATTGGTCAGCGTTTCCGGTTCGATTACAATATTCCCGATAAGCTGGATGTGGCCGCCCGCGCCAATTTCAACTACAATGATGCGCGCTACAGCCTGCGCAGTGATACCAGCAACCGGTATTTCAACCATAGCTATGCGCTGGAGTTCAACTACGTGCTGTTCAACCGGCTGATGCTGGACACGGATTTTGATTATTTCATCAATACAGGGCGCAGCGCGGGCTATAACCAGAGCATGCCGCTGTGGAATGCCAGTCTCTCCTGGCTGCTGTTCCCCAAAAAGAATGGTGAGCTGAAATTCATGGTAGTGGATATCCTGAACCAGAACCGGAATATCAACCGGAATATCGGGGAAACCTATATTGAGGATACGCATACGGAGGCGTTGCAGCGTTTTTATATGGTGAGCTTTATGTATAGCCTGAACCGGTTTGGCGGCAGACCGGGTGGTGGCGGTTCCCGTGGCGGCGGGGGAGGTGGTATGATGCGTGGCGGTGGTGGCGGCCGGTTCTAA
- a CDS encoding nuclear transport factor 2 family protein, producing the protein MYTKMLALCFTTFLLSTTLLAQSKDEQAVAAAVEALRKAMLDGNRGALDSLAAPELTYGHSSGKMEDKHSFVETIASGQSDFVTLELSDQSITVIGNTALVRHKLNATTNDGGKPGTVSLGILLVWQKQHKHWKLIARQAFKSPTNN; encoded by the coding sequence ATGTACACGAAAATGCTGGCCCTTTGCTTCACTACTTTTTTGCTCAGTACAACTTTATTAGCCCAATCCAAAGACGAACAGGCCGTAGCCGCCGCCGTGGAAGCCCTGCGCAAAGCCATGCTGGATGGCAACAGGGGAGCGCTGGATTCCCTGGCCGCCCCGGAACTGACCTATGGCCATTCCAGCGGTAAAATGGAAGACAAGCACAGTTTTGTGGAAACAATCGCCAGCGGACAGTCGGACTTTGTGACCCTGGAACTGAGCGACCAGAGCATTACCGTGATTGGCAATACGGCCCTGGTACGCCACAAACTGAACGCCACTACCAATGACGGCGGTAAACCCGGCACCGTAAGCCTGGGCATTTTGCTCGTATGGCAAAAGCAGCATAAGCATTGGAAGCTGATTGCCCGGCAGGCGTTTAAATCGCCCACCAATAACTAA